Within Hydra vulgaris chromosome 02, alternate assembly HydraT2T_AEP, the genomic segment ATatccttttttgaaaaataaatctcctttattctaacgtacttcatttcttccctcaggcgttcactgcttgCGTGTGACcgttcggcgaattttatatgcgaaagtttttaaataatagtttttattaacctcttttataagttttataaagttatataattacttatgttttgaattaaagttACTAATTATGAATATTACAAAAACGTGAAGATAATTGTCTAGTGCAATAAGTGTCTTTCAaaatttcacaatttttaaCAGAGCTCTAGAAAGTAATGTATTATTCTCTAATGGCTATTCCATTTCAACGATAGTTTGCACAATCTTGtccataactaaaataatataaagtaaatgttAGGGTTTTTGTGCATTAATGTATAAAgctcctaaattttttttttaatattttaatcaataatgATCTGTATTTTATAACAGCTTTTATAACAGAGTTTATTTGCACATTGCCGTATATAATGTAATTCGTttgattaattgttttatttttatttgaaattagttgtcattttttataaaaatcaaacgaaaaattataacatataataatGTAGCTGGTTTCATTGAAACTTTAAGGTTATACTATTTCATAATCCGTTTTCAAACATGTATATGAAATATGTTTAAAAgagcaaagaaaaaaacaaacaaatcgTTTATAATAAGAAGGGTTAAAGTCAGAAACATTAGTCGTTAACATAAAAccgagttttttaaatgaatggtTTCTATcaattattagtatattattattagaataagtataaaaatggtcgTTGTGGAACAGACTTACCATGACCCGAATTTGACAGGTCTGAACAGCtagttgtttaatatttataaaccgtTTATAAATCTCgttgtgtttttaatatatcGTTTATGTACTTTAACATTTAGGACATACTTAATACACTTTTAAGTGCAATTACTCGAAGACACGTTTtcattttcagtttttctatGAGGGATTTTAGGcggatgtgatattttattacacGCCTATCCTTTTTTATCACCATGATCGTtgtagttaaattttattactatatttactttctaattttttttatttcattctgttgtaatattattataactaaaaaatatataaatcccTAAAAAAGCTCTGGAAAGATAATTCTACTAGATAATTTTAAACGATACAATGACAGACATGTGAAAGCTACACGATCAGGTGTAGCATGATCTTCACTTTCAACTTGAAAATATCTAACCGAATATAATCACAACAGCTGAAAAAGTTTGTACAAGCTATTCGTTTCTGTTGAAAACAAAACCTTGCTCAAGTTCCACTAAAAAATTACCCAAAGATATCAGTTTCATTGCTTCATTACTTGTTGATAGTTTCCAACAGCTAAATAAAACTTGTGTAATTGATAACTTGTATTCTGATGATAAATGccgtagtggtgtagtggtagatgCCGTAGTGCCGTAGTGGTGTAGCGCtccttcataagcgagaggttccaaTTTTGATCCCTACCACGTCCCAGGTAGTACACGTTTAACTTATTTCCTATCTCTTGATAAGCGATAATTTAACATAGTTTTTGCTTTATTCTTTGTTATAACTTCTGCTTAGTCGTACGAGGATAAGGTCTCATTATATGTGGTTTTAACGCAAGCGCTTCGCAGGCTAATATTATGGATTATAAATAACCCCTTAGATTTAGATATAAAAGGAGCAACCCAGGATTGTAATACTGCAAAGTTTGCAAACTCATGCAAAGATTCTGAAAAATCATtaactttcaaataattttaaacgcACAAATCCACatgtttttttcacattttgctaaagaaagtttcttttttaataccagcatttaattattttttaacaacaaacaaaaactcCTAAATTGTGCACGGAAAGTTAATCTTCAATCTTTTTATCACTCGGAAATTTACTTCAAagtgcaaaaaattttaaattaaaaacgagCTTTAAAGCCCGTAGCGTAAGTTTAACTTAATTACGTTAAACTTACGCCAAACTTACGTCAACAAAAGTTTTGTGAACTCTCTCTCACCTTTGCTTTTACGGCACCGATTTtaaagaaaccttttttttacagTGTGTTAGCGTAGGTGTTGTCAGGATGTGTTTTATTTCAACTTAATTTAGGAATAATATACTAACAACAACTTTGTCttaagtttaaagtttgttatatgcttatttttttgaatgttaccTTTAATACtcgcaactttaaaaaaaattatttagttgacATGGACTCCTAACAACAATGGCATTCACCCTTTCCCACTCTGCTGCGGACTCTGCGGGTCCTTTGCTAAGCTACTAGTTTTGTCAccttagtttttaaaatcttgtaccaacttagaatttattttaattttaaaatatttaaagtttgttatatgatttttttgtttgcggTTATTAACGTTTTCAACAACTTCACTGCTATTAATAACATTGATCTTAAGAAACGGCATTGATATTATAAgcatgttgttttattaaaaaaaaaaaaaaaacatgctcatTTAACTTTCTGCATCCATTTTTGACTTATCTGTCAAATTTCattgcaaaatatttacaatctgtagagtgtaaataattttatatcatcaaaaaatatttacactcCGGAGAATCcagaattaatttttactaatcaAAATAGAGTATAAAAACTGCAGAAATAGTTTTAACTTATGTAAGCATAAATACCAGCCACAAAAAGCAACCTTGTGATGTTAGAGGAACTAAAAGCTTGTAGCTAATggtagttatatattattatttaaaaaagttcaattaaaaaaatattaaacaaagtcttttttaaaaaagttgtacaCGGTTTGAAAAGTTCAGTTATCTGCCAAAAATATAGTTCCAActaacgaaattaaaaaaaaaacaatattcaatataaaaatctaaatattcgAAAAGCTACTAATAATagttatgtaaactttattaactttaaactttaaacaaaaaacaaaaaaatatttttcaatttcattcttaaattaaataaaatgtacaaTTACATACCATAGTTTTtactaaaacaacaaaaatcatgAGAATTTAATTAACTCTATGTAGTTAAACTTTATGTTATATTTCCagtttatattttcaatgtCAGCAAATTCAAACTCAAGATTGGAATTTTCACTGACTTTGAatgatttaaacttaaaaaaataccaaccaCGATGCTGATAGTCAGGGATAATACTGCTATTAGATAGCTGTTTGTTGTTGAAACGAGAAGTGATAATCGCATTCCATTCATTTGATGACATGTtttcttcaattaaaacaattttgtgtTCATCCAATACTTCTGTGATTATAATATACGTTTTGTAATTATCAGCGGTCAGTGGCCAAACCGTATCTTCTCCGAGGTACATATGAAGTCTTGCATAATATTGTCCTGAAGTGGAAACTggcatttttttagtaaactgtaGCCAAGAAACTTGCTTGACAAAAACAATTTCTTGTTGCAAACTTTCATCCCATTCCTTTGTAACAAAGTGAGGATTTTCAATATGTGAGATGTCTTCAGAATCAACAACACGAAAACTGATATTTTTCTCGTTAAGTTTAACTAGCTCAATGGagttgaactttattttttgtttcaaccaCAAATTTTCAATGTCAGCAAACTTAAACTCAAGATTGGAGTTTTTACTGACTTTGAAtggtttaaactttaaaaaataccaacCACGATGCTGATAGTCAGGGACAATACTGATATCAGATAGCTGTTTGTTGTTAAAACGAGAAGTAATAGTCGCATTCCATTCATTTGATGATATGTtttcttcaattaaaacaattttgtgtTCATCCAATACTTCTGTGATTATAATATACGTTTTGTGATTATCAGCGGTCAGTGGCCAAACCGTATCTTCTCCGAGGTACATATGAAGTCTTGCATAATATTTACCTGAAGAGGAAACTggcatttttttagtaaactgtaGCCAAAAAACTTGCTTGACAAAAACAATTTCTTGTTGCAAACTTTCATCCCATTCCATTATAACATAGTGAGGGTTGTCAATATGTGAGATGTCTTCAGAATCAACAACACGAAAACTGGTATTTTTCACGTTAAGTTTAATCAGCTCAATGGagttgaactttattttttgttttaaccaCAAATTTTCAATGTCAGCAAACTTAAACTCAAGATTGGAGTTTTTACTGACTTTGAAtggtttaaacttaaaaaaataccaaccaTAGTGCTGATAGTCAGGGACAATACTGCTATTAGATAACTGTTTGTTGTTAAAACGAGAAGTGATAGTCGCATTCCATTCATTTGATGACATGTtttcttcaattaaaacaattttgtgtTCATCCAATACTTCTGTGATTATAATATACGTTTTGTGATTATCAGCGGTCAGTGGCCAAACCGTATCTTCTCCGAGGTACATATGAAGTCTTGCATAATATTTACCTGAAGAGGAAACTGGCATTGTTTTAGTAAACTGTAGCCAAGAAACTTGCTTGACAAAAACAATTTCTTGTTGCAAACTTTCATCCCATTCCTTTGTAACAAAGTGAGGATTTTCAATATGTGAGATATCTTCAGAATCAACAACACGAAAACTGGTATTTTTCACGTTAAGTTTAATCAGCTCAATGGAGttgaactttattttacttttccGGCCTAAATTTTCAATGTCAGCAAACTTAAACTCAAGATTGGAATTTTCACTGACTTTGAAtggtttaaacttaaaaaaataccaaccaCGATGCTGATAGTCAGGGAAAATACTGCTATTAGATAGCTGTTTGTTGTTAAAACGAGAAGTGATAGTCACATTCCATTCATTTGATGACATGTTTTcttcaactaaaacaattttgtgtTCATCCAATACTTCTGcgattttaatataagttttg encodes:
- the LOC136076858 gene encoding uncharacterized protein LOC136076858; the protein is METINFRLVYSENFSHIDNPNYITKEWDHILLLQIVLIKQVCWLQFTKKMPVSSSGKYYARLHMYLGEDTVWPLTADNHKTYIKIAEVLDEHKIVLVEENMSSNEWNVTITSRFNNKQLSNSSIFPDYQHRGWYFFKFKPFKVSENSNLEFKFADIENLGRKSKIKFNSIELIKLNVKNTSFRVVDSEDISHIENPHFVTKEWDESLQQEIVFVKQVSWLQFTKTMPVSSSGKYYARLHMYLGEDTVWPLTADNHKTYIIITEVLDEHKIVLIEENMSSNEWNATITSRFNNKQLSNSSIVPDYQHYGWYFFKFKPFKVSKNSNLEFKFADIENLWLKQKIKFNSIELIKLNVKNTSFRVVDSEDISHIDNPHYVIMEWDESLQQEIVFVKQVFWLQFTKKMPVSSSGKYYARLHMYLGEDTVWPLTADNHKTYIIITEVLDEHKIVLIEENISSNEWNATITSRFNNKQLSDISIVPDYQHRGWYFLKFKPFKVSKNSNLEFKFADIENLWLKQKIKFNSIELVKLNEKNISFRVVDSEDISHIENPHFVTKEWDESLQQEIVFVKQVSWLQFTKKMPVSTSGQYYARLHMYLGEDTVWPLTADNYKTYIIITEVLDEHKIVLIEENMSSNEWNAIITSRFNNKQLSNSSIIPDYQHRGWYFFKFKSFKVSENSNLEFEFADIENINWKYNIKFNYIELIKFS